The stretch of DNA TGAAATATATCCGCTTTTATTAAATGGAAAAATAAATAAAATAAATCAACCGGACAAAAACGAAATAAATATACAGATTTACAACAAGGAAAATTATAAATTATTACTTTCTTGTGCAAATAATCTTTCAAGAATTCATTTGAGTGAAAAAAGCAAAAAGAATCCAATAACTGCATATAATTTTTGTATGTTGTTAAGGAAACATTTAGTTGGAGGTACTATTAAAAATATATATCAACATAAAATGGATAGGGTTGTTTGCTTTGAAATTGAAAACTTAAATGAATTAAAAGAACTTAGTAAAAAACTTTTAATCATTGAAATAATGGGGAAACATTCAAATATAATTCTTGTTGATAAGGAGAGCAATAAAATTATTGATGCAATTAAGCATATTGATTCCAGACAAAGTAGTATAAGAGAGGTTTTTCCTAATAAGGATTACTTTTTTGTAAAGGACGAAAAAGAGAATATTTTAGATGAAAATTATAAATTGCCATCTGAAATTTTAAAAATTTCTGAACCTATTTCAATGAAAAAGTTCTTTTATACAAATTATTTGGGCTTTTCCCCAATTATTTCCTATGAATTATTAAATAATTCAAATGTTGATTCGGATGTTAATTCTGCTAATCTAAACGATGAAGATATTAAAAGGATTGACGAAAATTTTGTTAAAATAGTTGAAAATATTAAAGATAAAAACTATTATCCAATTTTTATTAAAGATGAAATGAATAACAATAAAGATTTTTATTGTTTTGACTTAAATTTGTATGAAAAAAAAGAAAGTGTCGATAGCTTATCAAAATTAGTCGAAAGTTTTTATCATAACAACTCTCTAAGAGATAGGATAAATCAAAAGGCATCAGGATTTAAAAAGATTTTGAATACAAAATTAAATAGGCTCACAAATAAATATTT from Parvimonas micra encodes:
- a CDS encoding Rqc2 family fibronectin-binding protein; this translates as MSFDGIFTKAVVDEIYPLLLNGKINKINQPDKNEINIQIYNKENYKLLLSCANNLSRIHLSEKSKKNPITAYNFCMLLRKHLVGGTIKNIYQHKMDRVVCFEIENLNELKELSKKLLIIEIMGKHSNIILVDKESNKIIDAIKHIDSRQSSIREVFPNKDYFFVKDEKENILDENYKLPSEILKISEPISMKKFFYTNYLGFSPIISYELLNNSNVDSDVNSANLNDEDIKRIDENFVKIVENIKDKNYYPIFIKDEMNNNKDFYCFDLNLYEKKESVDSLSKLVESFYHNNSLRDRINQKASGFKKILNTKLNRLTNKYLAMNDELLNNQSKEDLKIFADLLSINIYKIEKGMKKVLAENIYDNMEEVEISLDERKSPRENIEAYYKKYKKLKTADEIIKAELPKIEEEIKYIKQILETIEIITELNELSEIEEELISLGYIRKSKKNKQKLEKSKPYIFETDSGALIYVGKNNLQNENLTLKFANKNDIFFHAQDVPGSHVILRGANLTENDYKIAGFLAGYYSYFKNEGYANVDYTEKKHIRKAKGTGLGMVYYDNYKTLFIDFKDKLYDKYKK